In a genomic window of Paramicrobacterium chengjingii:
- a CDS encoding LacI family DNA-binding transcriptional regulator — translation MAASVRDVADRAGVSVGTVSNVLNRPERVAPTTVKRVTTAIADLGFVRNDAARQLRAGHSRSIGLSVLDIGNPFFTDIARGAEDRAREAGLSVLLANSDEDSSRESEHLDLFAEQRVFGILLTPVGARPERLESLRRQGTPTVLVDRQTDSDDFSSVAVDDVAGGYMAVKHLLDIGRRRIVFVGGPARIRQVADRLEGAQKAVADVSDATLDVVLQDSLSVLQGRAAGERLSSRPALNRPDAVFAANDLLAMGLLQAFAMLGSIRVPDDVALIGYDDIDFTRASVVPLSSIRQPSHEIGHSAVDLLVRENDGASDFAHEQIVFQPELVVRESTHRES, via the coding sequence ATGGCAGCGAGTGTTCGCGACGTCGCCGATAGGGCCGGCGTGTCCGTCGGCACGGTGTCTAATGTGCTGAATCGCCCCGAGCGGGTAGCGCCGACTACCGTCAAACGCGTCACAACGGCGATCGCCGACCTTGGCTTTGTGCGCAACGATGCCGCGCGCCAGCTGCGCGCGGGCCATAGCCGCAGTATTGGGCTCTCGGTTCTCGACATCGGGAATCCCTTCTTCACCGACATCGCTCGAGGTGCTGAAGATCGCGCTCGCGAAGCTGGGCTTTCTGTTCTGCTCGCCAACAGCGACGAGGACTCGAGCCGCGAATCGGAGCACCTCGACCTCTTCGCAGAGCAGCGCGTCTTCGGCATCCTGCTAACTCCCGTTGGAGCACGGCCCGAAAGACTCGAGTCGCTTCGTCGGCAAGGGACCCCGACGGTGCTCGTCGACCGGCAGACTGACAGCGATGACTTCTCGTCGGTTGCCGTCGACGACGTCGCGGGCGGATACATGGCCGTGAAGCATCTGCTCGACATCGGCAGACGACGCATCGTTTTCGTTGGGGGCCCGGCGCGAATTCGACAGGTTGCCGATCGCCTCGAGGGTGCGCAGAAAGCGGTCGCCGACGTGAGCGATGCCACGCTCGACGTGGTTCTGCAGGATTCTCTGTCTGTGCTGCAGGGGAGGGCCGCGGGCGAGAGACTGAGCTCTCGCCCCGCGTTGAATCGCCCGGATGCGGTCTTCGCGGCGAACGATCTGCTGGCGATGGGGCTGCTTCAAGCATTCGCAATGCTCGGCAGCATCCGGGTTCCTGATGACGTCGCACTGATCGGCTACGACGATATCGACTTCACGCGAGCCTCCGTTGTGCCGCTTTCGTCAATCAGGCAGCCGAGCCACGAAATCGGGCACTCCGCTGTCGACCTTTTGGTGCGCGAGAACGACGGGGCGTCTGATTTCGCGCATGAGCAGATCGTCTTTCAGCCGGAGCTTGTTGTGCGCGAATCGACGCACCGCGAGAGCTGA
- a CDS encoding ABC transporter permease, translated as MTRTLEKTTTGPEAPPLTSRLRTLLFGRSAAIIALLIIVWIIAAASVDNFNTPNTLYFLILDVFPVLLIALPMTFVIITGEIDLSVASMVGLSSVTIGALYQAGVPVPVAIAAAMVVGVIGGALNGFLVTTVGLPSLAVTIGSLALYRGIAVGILGTTAVTGFPDVFTDLVKERLFGRGTAIPTVLVVFIVLAIIAIVILHATGVGRSTYAIGLNKEASAFSGIDAGRLKFWFFVASGTVSALAGAFWTFRYDSARGDNAMGLELVVVAAVLVGGVSIFGGRGSLVGVIAGVLVIGALRSALRLADVSSDVINVATGLLLVVSVIVPSIITALKRFAERRRAAAAS; from the coding sequence ATGACGCGCACACTCGAGAAGACGACGACGGGGCCAGAAGCCCCTCCGCTGACGTCACGCCTGCGCACGCTCCTCTTCGGGCGGTCAGCGGCGATCATCGCCCTGCTCATCATCGTGTGGATCATCGCCGCGGCCAGCGTCGACAACTTCAACACCCCGAACACGCTCTACTTTCTGATCCTCGACGTCTTCCCCGTTCTTCTCATAGCGCTGCCGATGACGTTCGTCATCATCACCGGTGAGATCGACCTGTCTGTTGCAAGCATGGTCGGCCTGTCGAGCGTGACGATCGGTGCCCTGTACCAGGCGGGAGTTCCTGTACCCGTCGCGATCGCCGCGGCGATGGTCGTCGGCGTAATCGGCGGAGCACTCAACGGGTTTCTCGTGACGACGGTGGGCCTCCCGTCTCTCGCCGTGACGATCGGATCGCTCGCGCTCTACCGGGGAATCGCCGTCGGAATTCTCGGCACAACGGCCGTAACCGGGTTCCCCGATGTTTTCACCGATCTGGTGAAGGAACGTCTCTTCGGGCGCGGCACCGCGATTCCGACCGTGCTTGTCGTGTTCATCGTGCTCGCGATCATCGCGATCGTGATTCTGCACGCAACAGGGGTCGGACGCAGTACCTACGCGATCGGTCTCAACAAGGAAGCATCCGCGTTTTCCGGCATCGATGCCGGACGTCTCAAGTTCTGGTTCTTCGTGGCGAGCGGCACGGTGTCGGCACTGGCCGGCGCCTTCTGGACGTTTCGCTACGACTCCGCGCGGGGTGACAACGCCATGGGACTCGAACTCGTCGTCGTTGCGGCAGTGCTCGTCGGAGGCGTCTCTATTTTCGGCGGCCGAGGTTCACTCGTCGGCGTCATCGCCGGCGTTCTCGTGATCGGCGCACTGCGCAGCGCACTTCGCCTCGCCGACGTCTCCTCCGATGTGATCAACGTCGCGACGGGTCTGCTTCTTGTCGTGTCTGTGATCGTTCCCTCAATCATCACCGCCTTAAAGCGCTTCGCCGAGCGACGGCGTGCTGCCGCGGCATCCTGA
- a CDS encoding sugar ABC transporter ATP-binding protein: MSIPDTPAILELRDVRKTFGSVVALDAGSLTLVPGSIHALVGENGAGKSTLVKVIAGVHRRDSGAMTLAGESVDFASTAEAKNAGIAVIYQEPTLFPDLSVAENVFMGRHPVRAAGAIDRRTMNDETAQLFDRLGVSIDPARPALGLSIADQQVLEIAKAISLDARVLVMDEPTAALSGVEVTRLFTIARALRDEGRGIVFISHRFDEIFDLCDTVTVMRDGTYVSTHSIDSVTSAEIVTRMVGRDVDTLFPKTEGIEAGDVVLSVDGLTSPGVFSDVSFTVREREIVGLAGLVGAGRSEIARAIFGIDSYTEGAIRVDGTSLAKGNPRKAISAGIGLVPEDRRQQGLIVDMSIARNMTLVIRRTLAKWGLMSSKREYDSAREGAAKLRVKAGDLDSEARTMSGGNQQKVVLAKWLETNPRLLIVDEPTRGIDVGTKAEVHRLLDELAQQGMAILMISSELPEVLGMSDRVLVVREGRLTAELTRDEATSETVMTAATRTGDAA, translated from the coding sequence ATGTCGATCCCTGACACCCCTGCAATTCTCGAGCTGCGCGACGTGCGAAAGACCTTCGGGTCGGTCGTCGCCCTCGATGCAGGCAGCTTGACGCTCGTCCCCGGCTCAATCCACGCGCTCGTCGGCGAGAACGGCGCAGGCAAGTCGACACTCGTCAAGGTGATCGCCGGCGTGCACCGCCGAGACTCGGGGGCCATGACGTTGGCGGGCGAGAGCGTCGATTTTGCCTCAACGGCAGAGGCGAAGAACGCGGGAATCGCCGTCATCTACCAAGAGCCGACACTCTTCCCCGACCTCTCGGTTGCCGAGAACGTGTTTATGGGGCGTCACCCCGTGCGAGCCGCGGGGGCCATCGATCGCCGCACAATGAACGACGAGACAGCACAGCTGTTTGACCGTCTCGGCGTCTCCATTGACCCCGCGCGACCTGCACTCGGGCTTTCCATCGCCGACCAGCAAGTGCTCGAGATCGCCAAGGCGATCTCGCTCGACGCCCGAGTTCTCGTGATGGATGAGCCGACAGCAGCACTGAGCGGTGTCGAGGTGACTCGCCTCTTCACCATCGCGCGCGCTCTGCGCGACGAGGGCCGAGGCATCGTGTTCATCTCGCATCGATTCGACGAGATCTTCGATCTTTGCGACACAGTCACGGTGATGCGCGACGGCACCTACGTCTCGACCCACAGCATCGATTCGGTCACGTCGGCCGAGATCGTGACCCGCATGGTCGGGCGCGACGTCGACACACTATTCCCGAAAACGGAGGGCATCGAGGCAGGCGACGTTGTGCTCTCAGTCGACGGCCTGACCTCGCCCGGAGTGTTCTCCGATGTGAGCTTCACCGTTCGCGAGCGCGAGATCGTGGGGCTCGCAGGACTCGTCGGCGCCGGTCGCAGCGAGATCGCACGTGCCATCTTCGGCATCGACAGTTACACCGAGGGCGCTATTCGCGTCGATGGCACGTCGCTGGCGAAGGGTAACCCGCGCAAAGCGATCAGCGCAGGCATCGGCCTCGTGCCCGAAGACCGCCGCCAGCAGGGCCTTATCGTCGATATGTCGATTGCGCGAAACATGACGCTCGTGATCAGACGCACCCTCGCCAAGTGGGGTCTGATGTCGAGCAAGCGCGAATACGACAGTGCTCGTGAGGGCGCGGCAAAGCTGCGCGTCAAAGCAGGTGACCTCGACAGCGAGGCGCGCACGATGTCGGGAGGAAACCAGCAGAAGGTGGTTCTCGCGAAATGGCTCGAAACGAACCCCCGACTGCTCATTGTCGATGAGCCGACCCGTGGAATCGACGTCGGTACGAAAGCTGAAGTGCACAGACTTCTCGACGAGCTTGCCCAGCAGGGAATGGCAATACTCATGATCTCGTCCGAACTGCCCGAAGTGCTTGGCATGAGCGACCGCGTGCTTGTTGTGCGCGAGGGGCGCCTCACCGCTGAACTCACGCGCGACGAGGCGACATCAGAGACCGTCATGACCGCAGCGACCCGAACGGGAGATGCCGCATGA
- the rhaS gene encoding rhamnose ABC transporter substrate-binding protein, with the protein MTLFRKRSRSGMALVALALGVSLTATACSASGGESDGGGDGGGDSYDIAFLPKSLGNPYFEASDAAGKSAIEGFGGTYKEVGPTEATADGQVTYINTLTQQSVDAIVLSANDPNALCDALGEARDAGVAVVTFDSDVDPECRDLYVSASNAELIAKKQVDLIAEQIDGEGQIAILSAAANATNQNAWIEEMKTYLDSDYPDIELVDTVYGNDDDQTSFDKTEALLSTYPDLKGIISPTTVGIAAAARYLSTSDFKGEVALTGLGTPNDMREYVEDGTVTSFALWNPEDLGILAAFAAKALIDGDITGEEGDSFSVEGLSTDETSYTVGADGVITLGDPFVFTADNIDDFDF; encoded by the coding sequence ATGACGTTGTTCAGAAAACGCTCCCGATCGGGAATGGCGCTTGTCGCTCTTGCCCTCGGAGTGTCACTCACGGCGACCGCCTGTTCCGCCAGCGGCGGAGAGTCCGACGGCGGCGGTGACGGCGGAGGTGACTCCTACGACATCGCGTTCTTGCCGAAGAGCCTCGGCAACCCGTACTTCGAAGCGTCTGACGCCGCGGGCAAATCCGCCATCGAAGGCTTCGGCGGAACGTACAAGGAGGTCGGGCCGACAGAAGCGACGGCCGATGGTCAGGTGACATACATCAATACGCTCACACAGCAGAGCGTCGATGCCATCGTGCTTTCGGCAAACGATCCCAATGCGCTCTGCGATGCTCTTGGCGAGGCACGGGATGCCGGCGTCGCCGTCGTCACCTTCGATTCCGACGTTGATCCCGAGTGCCGTGATCTCTACGTCTCGGCATCAAACGCCGAACTGATCGCGAAGAAGCAGGTCGATCTGATCGCCGAGCAGATCGACGGCGAGGGCCAGATCGCGATTCTGTCTGCCGCCGCCAACGCGACGAACCAGAACGCCTGGATCGAAGAGATGAAGACGTACCTCGACTCGGACTACCCTGACATCGAGCTCGTCGACACCGTGTACGGCAACGACGACGACCAGACATCGTTCGACAAGACAGAGGCGCTGCTCTCCACCTACCCCGACCTCAAGGGCATCATCTCTCCCACGACGGTCGGCATCGCGGCGGCCGCTCGCTACCTCTCGACATCGGACTTCAAGGGCGAGGTCGCACTGACCGGCCTCGGCACCCCGAACGACATGCGTGAGTATGTCGAAGACGGCACCGTCACCTCGTTCGCTCTGTGGAACCCCGAAGACCTCGGCATCCTCGCCGCCTTCGCGGCCAAGGCGCTGATCGACGGCGACATCACCGGCGAAGAAGGTGACTCTTTCTCGGTCGAAGGGCTGAGCACAGACGAGACTTCGTACACGGTGGGCGCTGACGGCGTCATCACCCTCGGCGATCCGTTCGTCTTCACCGCAGACAACATCGACGATTTCGACTTCTAG
- a CDS encoding ABC transporter permease produces the protein MNATASRLSALIKRRETSVALAVIVVVVIATLFNSNFAFGSDGFRNLLLTPSILVLLAIAQAVVIITRNIDLSVSAVLGLSAYATGRMFTDWPGAPTILVIVLGVLLGTALGVINGLLVSVAKVPALVITLGTLYIYRGIDIAWAGSTRINASDLPRDFTAIGTGSLFGIPWLTVIALIAFAVLAYYLGYTRSGRDLYAIGSNPDAAELYGLPVARRVFGTFVISGTLSGIAGVMYAARYATVSATAGTGMELDSVAAAVIGGVAIFGGSGTVLGAAIGAVLLSTINRALPTVGIQDFWQQAVVGALIIGAIVLDRVLYQRTQRALARERQTPSADREGVSS, from the coding sequence ATGAACGCCACAGCGTCACGCCTGAGCGCACTCATCAAACGACGTGAGACGAGCGTCGCACTCGCCGTGATCGTCGTCGTCGTCATCGCCACACTCTTCAATTCGAACTTCGCATTCGGCTCAGATGGATTCCGCAATCTCCTCCTGACGCCCTCGATTCTCGTTCTGCTTGCGATCGCGCAGGCCGTCGTGATCATTACGCGAAACATCGACCTGTCGGTAAGCGCAGTCCTCGGCCTCTCCGCCTACGCAACAGGTCGCATGTTCACGGACTGGCCCGGAGCACCCACAATTCTCGTGATCGTTCTCGGCGTGCTGCTCGGCACGGCGCTCGGCGTCATCAATGGTCTGCTCGTGAGCGTCGCGAAAGTTCCCGCGCTCGTCATCACGCTGGGCACGCTCTACATCTACCGCGGCATCGACATCGCGTGGGCCGGCTCCACGCGCATCAACGCCTCTGACCTGCCACGCGACTTTACGGCGATCGGCACCGGATCGCTCTTCGGCATCCCGTGGCTCACCGTCATCGCTCTCATCGCGTTCGCCGTGCTCGCCTATTACCTCGGCTACACGCGCTCAGGCCGCGATCTGTACGCGATCGGGTCGAATCCGGATGCCGCAGAGCTCTACGGTCTTCCCGTTGCACGCCGCGTTTTTGGAACGTTCGTCATCTCAGGAACACTGTCGGGCATCGCGGGCGTGATGTATGCGGCACGCTACGCGACGGTGAGCGCAACGGCAGGAACGGGTATGGAACTCGACTCCGTTGCTGCGGCCGTCATCGGCGGCGTCGCGATCTTCGGCGGAAGCGGAACGGTGCTGGGAGCCGCCATCGGAGCCGTGCTGCTGTCCACCATCAACCGGGCGCTTCCCACCGTCGGCATTCAAGACTTCTGGCAGCAGGCCGTCGTCGGCGCGCTCATCATCGGCGCCATCGTTCTCGATCGCGTGCTGTATCAGCGCACACAGCGGGCACTGGCACGAGAACGACAAACCCCCTCCGCCGATCGCGAAGGAGTCAGCTCATGA
- a CDS encoding LacI family DNA-binding transcriptional regulator — MVRPVGIREVAERAMVSVGTVSNVLNKPDVVSTKTLERVLATMDELGFVRNDLARQLKMGGGTTLGMIVLNVANPFFGDLAHACESAAEARGHTVIFGSSDQLAGREDRYIDLFEEQRVRGMIIAPLDGSTERIERLIRRGMPVVLFDIHAGTGDFCSVAMDGSEGGYLATRHLLEAGRRRIAFLGGPLHQVADRWDGALKAVDEFDGAVLTHIDTVDQTIADGRAIGDRLAAMDPESRPDAVFGANDLLALGLMQSLVIADGIEVPRDIAIVGYDDIDYAASAIVPLTTVRQPKEALAHEAVRLVLDHAASGTSHVHEHSLLPPELVVRASTV; from the coding sequence GTGGTCCGTCCGGTCGGGATTCGAGAAGTGGCCGAACGGGCGATGGTGTCTGTCGGCACTGTGTCCAACGTGCTGAACAAGCCCGACGTCGTTTCGACAAAGACGCTGGAACGAGTGCTAGCGACAATGGACGAACTCGGCTTCGTGCGAAACGACCTGGCTCGCCAACTAAAAATGGGTGGCGGCACGACGCTTGGAATGATTGTGCTTAACGTGGCCAACCCCTTCTTTGGTGACCTGGCGCACGCATGCGAGAGCGCGGCAGAAGCACGCGGCCACACGGTGATTTTCGGTAGCAGTGACCAACTTGCTGGACGCGAGGATCGCTACATCGATCTTTTCGAGGAACAGCGCGTTCGTGGCATGATCATCGCTCCGCTCGACGGGTCAACCGAGCGGATTGAGCGATTGATTCGTCGCGGCATGCCGGTTGTTCTGTTCGATATTCATGCAGGCACAGGCGATTTTTGTTCTGTCGCGATGGATGGCTCTGAGGGTGGCTACCTTGCGACGCGACACCTCCTCGAGGCTGGACGACGACGAATCGCGTTCCTCGGTGGACCCCTCCACCAGGTCGCGGATCGATGGGACGGCGCGCTGAAGGCCGTCGACGAATTCGACGGAGCGGTACTGACACATATCGACACCGTCGACCAGACGATTGCTGATGGGCGGGCAATCGGCGACCGGCTGGCAGCCATGGATCCGGAGTCTCGACCGGACGCGGTGTTTGGGGCAAACGATCTGCTCGCGCTCGGCCTTATGCAGTCCCTCGTCATAGCGGATGGAATCGAAGTTCCGCGCGATATCGCCATCGTGGGTTACGACGATATCGACTACGCAGCATCAGCGATCGTGCCGCTGACAACCGTGCGTCAGCCGAAGGAAGCTCTGGCTCACGAGGCGGTTCGGCTGGTGCTTGACCATGCAGCATCCGGTACCTCGCATGTTCACGAGCACTCACTGCTCCCACCTGAGCTGGTGGTCAGAGCAAGTACTGTCTAA
- a CDS encoding family 78 glycoside hydrolase catalytic domain — protein MTSPVPTSLRVDGRRTDNAHGPGTTSSRRSVDRFIALASERRSRLSWVTPLDRHNQQQTAFVVRASTGLVDPRSNDGPHLFDSGAVESSDPFVELDTELDAHELYAWTVQVRDETGEWSEWAEPSRFETGPWTLDDWSARWVSHPPLTVLRRRMHLDGTIERARLHLTAQGLVRASVNGVAVNADCADPSRTDLCRALYRSYDVTDLVIAGENSIDFALGLGEWARSGEDPRLLGELVAHAADGTIIRAGTGPEMTAAASEITHDEPFYLERHERTVEEIDFDTSDALCVCEANTAPSSFTTPPAIVTPDPSPAVHRVSPQAVTEVTRSATSRVYDVGTNIAGRTRITLLSPLPPDAIVRVIHGEHLDENGRLDTTNLTMPFDNGRVRQVVEYLAGPFPHAICEPWFAYHGFRYVEILGLPSDAQLRVEAWSLHSDLESISELKTDDSRVAALSLTAQRTLLNNLHGIPEDCPTREQSGWTGDTASAAEFSFSAFDMQAFFTKWLADLRTSQQSDGSIPAISPDIRRPRISPDPVWGGALQRVLLNHWLHYGDERVVRETLPALRDWADYQWMLRGDDGVIDMAPHSYGSDWLALTQTPPPLHHTGAVIDCLESLALLEEDTGDSAAAAIRREQADGLRRAARAAFYDADRDVFGNGTQAANAIAVESAVLSGAAASRAADRIAEDVSARGDRLTSGFATTRTTVRALARTDHSQSIFDSLHQSAEPGIGAMLHHGPGTFWECWWIDPGNTGTGSLDHIGLGGPVAGWAWQWLAGVRPVRAGWSRFAVEPQFVTGIDTLSLTTHTVRGKIHVRYWLDGREGAIELTVPVSAEAVLRLAGRNEEVLRAGTHTRRFTIKRRAQSSALRNESSWHSPYRPDPSPDVVGERDWLSRALAADSLTAIDALPIATMPAGLHCMPVPHEQPEGPVALVQGTRRTPATAVGPGTQLSARFPVVVGVGADRRKARFVYAMLDLCLKNPARAMESFIIVNGADGSIARGVGTIWPAGWNRVSVDVTRLSASTTIASVEVGVRVREQPETAYSWAADDDVPLAFQLGETGFSTVGRTW, from the coding sequence GTGACCAGTCCGGTACCAACATCGTTGAGAGTCGACGGACGACGCACTGACAATGCGCACGGTCCCGGCACGACATCGTCGCGTCGATCTGTGGACCGGTTCATTGCGCTCGCATCCGAGAGAAGGTCACGACTTTCGTGGGTGACTCCCCTAGACCGCCACAATCAGCAGCAGACCGCATTCGTCGTGCGCGCGAGCACAGGTCTCGTCGATCCTCGATCCAACGACGGCCCACACCTCTTCGATAGCGGCGCCGTCGAGTCCAGTGATCCTTTCGTAGAACTCGACACTGAGCTTGACGCCCATGAGCTGTATGCCTGGACCGTTCAGGTGCGAGATGAAACGGGCGAATGGTCAGAGTGGGCTGAACCATCGCGCTTCGAGACGGGCCCGTGGACGCTCGACGATTGGAGTGCGCGCTGGGTATCTCACCCGCCGCTCACTGTGCTGCGCCGCAGAATGCACCTTGACGGCACAATCGAGCGGGCTCGACTCCACCTCACTGCCCAGGGGCTTGTACGGGCATCCGTCAACGGAGTTGCTGTGAACGCCGACTGCGCAGATCCGTCGCGAACCGATCTCTGTCGGGCACTGTATAGAAGCTACGACGTTACCGACCTCGTCATCGCCGGAGAGAATTCCATCGACTTCGCGCTCGGTTTGGGCGAATGGGCGCGCTCTGGCGAAGATCCACGACTGCTGGGAGAGCTCGTCGCGCACGCGGCTGACGGCACCATCATCCGCGCTGGCACCGGCCCGGAGATGACCGCCGCTGCCAGCGAAATCACACACGATGAGCCTTTCTACCTCGAGCGACACGAAAGGACAGTCGAGGAGATCGATTTCGATACGTCGGATGCGCTGTGCGTATGCGAGGCGAACACAGCCCCGTCATCGTTCACCACACCACCGGCAATCGTTACCCCTGATCCGTCCCCTGCCGTTCATCGCGTCTCACCGCAGGCTGTGACAGAAGTCACCCGCTCGGCCACGAGTCGCGTCTACGACGTCGGAACGAATATCGCCGGCAGAACGAGAATCACTCTCTTGTCGCCGCTTCCGCCGGACGCCATCGTGAGAGTGATTCATGGCGAGCATCTCGACGAAAACGGCCGACTCGACACGACGAACCTCACGATGCCGTTCGACAATGGTCGTGTGCGGCAGGTTGTCGAGTACCTCGCCGGACCATTCCCGCACGCCATTTGTGAGCCATGGTTCGCCTATCACGGCTTTCGTTACGTCGAGATTCTCGGCCTTCCCTCCGACGCCCAGCTACGAGTTGAAGCATGGAGTCTTCACTCGGATCTTGAAAGCATCAGCGAGCTCAAGACCGATGATTCACGCGTAGCCGCACTCTCGCTCACTGCACAGCGGACTCTGCTCAACAATCTGCACGGAATTCCTGAGGACTGCCCCACCCGTGAGCAATCTGGGTGGACCGGAGATACGGCTTCGGCGGCCGAGTTCTCATTCTCTGCTTTTGACATGCAGGCTTTCTTCACGAAATGGCTCGCCGATCTGCGCACGAGCCAACAGTCTGACGGCAGCATCCCGGCGATCTCTCCCGACATCAGACGGCCCCGGATCAGTCCGGATCCAGTCTGGGGCGGCGCGCTCCAACGGGTGCTCCTCAATCATTGGCTGCATTACGGCGACGAGAGAGTAGTGCGCGAGACCCTTCCTGCCCTGCGAGATTGGGCAGACTATCAATGGATGCTGCGTGGCGACGACGGGGTCATCGACATGGCTCCCCACAGTTACGGATCCGACTGGCTTGCACTTACACAGACTCCGCCGCCGCTGCACCACACTGGCGCGGTGATCGATTGTCTCGAGTCGCTCGCCCTGCTTGAAGAGGACACCGGAGATTCGGCTGCGGCGGCAATCAGGCGAGAACAAGCCGATGGGTTGCGCCGGGCGGCACGCGCCGCGTTTTACGATGCTGATCGTGACGTGTTCGGAAACGGCACACAGGCAGCGAATGCGATTGCCGTCGAGTCAGCCGTGCTCTCAGGGGCCGCGGCATCCCGCGCGGCCGATCGTATAGCTGAAGATGTCTCTGCACGAGGAGACCGCCTGACCTCGGGCTTTGCCACGACGCGCACGACAGTGAGGGCGCTCGCTCGGACGGATCATTCGCAGTCGATTTTCGACTCGCTCCATCAATCAGCCGAGCCAGGGATCGGAGCGATGCTCCATCACGGACCAGGCACGTTCTGGGAGTGCTGGTGGATCGACCCGGGAAACACCGGAACCGGGTCGCTCGACCATATCGGTCTCGGTGGCCCCGTCGCGGGCTGGGCGTGGCAGTGGCTTGCGGGCGTGCGCCCGGTGCGAGCTGGGTGGTCGCGTTTCGCTGTCGAGCCACAATTTGTCACAGGCATCGACACGCTGTCGCTCACAACCCACACGGTCCGAGGCAAGATTCATGTGCGCTACTGGCTCGATGGACGCGAAGGAGCCATTGAGCTTACTGTTCCTGTCTCGGCCGAAGCTGTGTTGCGACTCGCTGGTCGCAACGAAGAAGTTCTGCGAGCGGGTACGCACACCCGACGATTCACAATCAAGAGAAGAGCGCAGAGCTCGGCATTGCGGAACGAGTCGTCGTGGCACTCTCCCTATCGACCGGACCCGTCACCGGATGTTGTCGGCGAACGCGACTGGCTGTCGAGGGCTCTTGCCGCCGATTCACTCACCGCCATTGATGCTTTGCCCATCGCCACAATGCCCGCCGGACTGCACTGCATGCCGGTTCCGCACGAACAGCCCGAAGGCCCTGTCGCTCTCGTGCAAGGAACTCGCCGCACCCCAGCTACTGCCGTCGGGCCAGGAACACAATTATCTGCCCGATTCCCAGTCGTCGTCGGCGTCGGCGCAGATCGACGAAAAGCGAGGTTTGTCTATGCAATGCTCGATCTCTGCCTCAAGAATCCTGCCCGCGCCATGGAGTCCTTCATCATCGTCAACGGCGCCGACGGGAGCATCGCTCGAGGAGTCGGCACCATCTGGCCCGCCGGGTGGAATCGAGTGAGTGTTGATGTGACTCGCCTTTCCGCGTCCACCACGATCGCTTCAGTAGAAGTTGGCGTGCGCGTGCGAGAACAGCCAGAAACTGCATACTCATGGGCGGCCGACGATGACGTTCCGCTGGCCTTCCAGCTCGGAGAAACAGGCTTCAGCACAGTTGGCCGAACCTGGTGA